The Thermacetogenium phaeum DSM 12270 genome segment GGCCCGGAAAAGGGGGCAGGTGGCCCGAAGCATAGAAATCAACTCTGCGGTTATCCTGCTCTCGACCTTTCTGGCAATTAAAGTTTTAAGCCCCTGGTTGGGGATGCAGGTGGCCGGTTTCGGGGGCAGTATATTTAGAGATTTTCTGCTGCAGGATTTTGATCAGAAAACCCTGCTTCACCTTCTTGTGTTAACGGCATTGTCCTTTTTTCAGGTTTGCCTGCCGGTGATGGCGGTTGCTCTGGGAGCGGGGCTGGTGGCTAATTATTTGCAGGTCGGTTTTCTCTTCACGGGGGCCCCGCTCACCCCCAGGCTCGAGCGGATCAATCCCATCAGCGGCTGGAAGCGCATATTTTCCCGTCGTGCCTTATTGGAGTTGGGAAAGGCCGTTGCCAAGGTGGTGATTATCGGCTACATTGTCTACAGCACCATCAAGGCAAATATCTATATCTTCCCCAGGCTTGTCGATATGAGCGTGGTCGATGCTGTAGGTCAAATTGGTGATTTGAGCAGCAAGATTATCTTAAAGATAGGTGTTTTCCTTCTCCTTCTGGCTGTAGTCGATTACATCTATCAGTACTGGGAACACAGTAAGTCTCTCCGCATGACTAAAAAGGAGCTGAAGGATGAGTATCGCCAGTATGAAGGGGATCCCCTGATCAAGGGGAGAATTCGCCAGAGACAGAGGCAGGTTTCTTATCACCGGATGATGCAACAGGTTCCTAAGGCCGATGTGGTGATCACCAACCCGACCCACTATGCGGTTGCGCTGCGCTACGAGCCGGAGGAGATGAATGCTCCGGTGGTGCTGGCCAAAGGGGTAGACGCTCTGGCCTTGCGGATCAGGGAAATTGCCAGCCAGCACGGGATCACCATTTACGAGGACCCTCCTCTGGCCCGGGTGTTATATCAGACTGTGGAAGTCGATCAGGTCATACCGCCCGAACTTTATGAGGCGGTAGCCGGCGTGCTGGCCTTTGTTTATCGCCTGCGACAGCGGCGGCGATTTCAATAGATAGAGGTGAGTTGGATTGGCAGGGGGATATCTTCTCAACAGCCGTCTTTTCCGGTACGGCGATGTTGCCGTGGCGGTGATCATCATCCTGTCGGTGGTGATGATGATCGTTCCCGTCTCGGCCGAATTCCTGAGCTTTTTGCTGATCGTCAACATAACCGTATCCCTATTGATCCTGCTGGTTTCGCTTTTTATCCAGGAGTCCCTGGAGTTCTCGGTTTTTCCTACCTTGCTCTTGATTATGACTCTTTTTCGCCTCTGTCTCAATGTCTCCACCACCCGGTTGATTCTTCTTCACGCTTATGCCGGTGAGGTTGTTCAGAAGTTCGGGGGTTTTGTGATCGGCGGGAATCCTGTAGTGGGATTTATCATCTTCATTATTCTCATCGTCATTCAGTTCATCGTTATCACCCGGGGAGCGGAACGTGTTTCCGAAGTCGCCGCCCGCTTTACTCTGGATGCTATGCCCGGGAAACAGATGAGCATCGATGCCGATCTCAATGCCGGTTTGATCACCGAGAACGAGGCCCGGCAAAGAAGACGCCAGATCCAGATGGAGGCGGATTTTTACGGGGCGATGGACGGCGCCAGCAAGTTCGTGCGGGGGGATGCCATCGCCGCCCTGGTGATCGTTGTGATCAATATTCTCGGCGGCTTTTTGGTAGGGATGCTTCAAAAGGGAATGTCTTTCCAGCAGGCTCTGGAAACCTATACTGTGCTTACCGTAGGTGACGGACTGGTGACGCAGATTCCCGCCCTCCTGGTTTCGACCTCGGCGGGGATTATCGTGACCAGGGCTGCGGCAGAGTCCAGTTTCGGCCTCGACCTTCTGAGGCAGCTTCTTCAATATCCGAAGGCGCTTCTTATCGCAGGAGGGATCCTGGTTCTGCTGGCTGTTTTTGGACTTCCTTTCTTACCAATTCTCATTGTGACCGGATTGCTGGTGGGGTTGGGGATGACCCTCGACCGCTCCTTCCGGGAGGCCAGGATTCAGGAGGAAGAGAAGGAGCGCAGCCGGGAGCTGGAAGAGAGCAAGAAACCGGAGCACACCTTTTCTCTCGTCCAGGTTGACCCGCTGGAAATAGAGCTCGGTTATAATCTGGTTCCCCTCGTGGACGCGGAGCAGGGAGGGGATCTGCTGGACCGGATCGTATCAATCAGGCGCCAGATAGCTCTGGAACTCGGCTTCGTGGTGCCGCCGGTGCGACTGCGGGACAATATGCAGCTGAGCCCCAACCATTATGTTATTAAAGTCAAAGGGGTAGAAGTGGGGAGCGGGGATTTGATGTTGGATCACTACCTGGTTTTGGGTCCAGGTGTTCAGGAAAAGCTGGAGGGGCTCAAGACGAAGGAGCCCACCTTCGGTCTGCCTGCTTTGTGGGTCCGCGGACACCGCCGTGAAGAGGCGGAACTGGCCGGTTTTACGGTAGTCGATCCGACATCGGTGCTGGCCACCCACCTGACCGAAGTTATTAAGAAGCATGCTCACCAAATAATCAGCCGACAGGATGTTCAAAATCTCCTGGACTATGTTAAAAAAACCCATCCTGCCGTTGTTAACGAGCTTTATCCCGATTTGCTGAGTTTGGGGGAGATCCAGAGGGTGCTCGCCAATCTCCTGCAGGAGCGGGTTTCCATCAGGGACCTGGTGACCATCCTGGAAACTTTAGCCGATAATGCGCGGTCGACCAGGGATACCGATGTGCTGACAGAACAGGTGCGCCAGGCTCTGGGAAGGCAGATTGTCGTCCAGCATCTGGAAGGGGAGAAGCTCTATGTTTTGACCTTGGAACCGGAACTGGAGAAGAGTTTGAAGGAGGGAATTCAAAAAACAGAGCAGGGTTCCTATCTGGTTTTGGAGCCCCAGAAGGCCCAGCGCATCCTGGAGAGATTGCGGGAGGCCGCTAAGAGGGTTATGGAGGCGGGCCATCAGCCCATCGTCCTCTGCGCCCCCATAGTGAGACTGCACTTAAAGCGTTTGGCCGAAAGACTGATACCTGGGCTTGCCGTTCTGTCTTTCAATGAAATTCCACCGAACATCCAAGTAGAATCGCTGGGGATGGTGAGTATTCTTGAAAATTAGGCGTTTTGTAGCAGATGATATGCAGCAGGCGCTGAGCCAAGTCAAGCATACATTCGGCAAGGATGCCCTGATTTTGCAGACAAGAAAGTACCGCCGGGGCGGTTTCTTGGGTTTTTTCGGCCGGGAGATGGTGGAGGTGACCGCTGCCGTTGCCGATGATGATGAGATGAACGGGCGGACGGCGCCGTTTTCTAAAGAGCCGGTCAGGAGGGCGGTAGAGCCGGTAGAGAGGGCACCTCTTTACAGAAATTATCCGGCAAAGGATGAGGTTGATGATGATTTAGATGTGAAAGAGGAGTTAAGGGATATCAAGTTGATCCTCGGAAAGATGCTTTCAGAACTGGAAACAACCGGAGCAGAGGAAAGCGGCACTTATCCGGGACCTTTTCAGCAAATTTACCGCCAACTGAGGGCCAACGAAGTGGAGGAGAGGCTGGCCCGCAGGATCATCAATGAAGCAATGGAGCGCCTGCACCCCTCCAGCTGGGGGGAGGAAGCGGCTCTCTCCGCGGTCGAAGAAAGCATAGCGAAACGCCTTCTCCGTCCCCGCCCTATTGCTTTTAACAAAGAGAATGAGAAGAAAAGGGTCGTTTTGGTGGGCCCCACCGGTGTTGGCAAGACAACCACCATCGCCAAGCTGGCAGCCATCTTTTCCATTCTGGAAAAGAAAAAAGTGGCTTTGGCGACTGTGGATACTTACCGCGTGGCTGCCGTCGACCAGCTGCAAACTTATGCCGATATCATTGCTCTACCTCTGGAAGTGACCTACAGCCCCAAAGAACTGCAGCAGGCTCTCGCAAAACACGATGATAAGGATCTGGTTCTCATCGATACCGCAGGGAGAAGCCCTCTTGATGAAATGGCCATGACGGAATTAAAGGCTTTTCTGGACCCCTGCCCGAAGCTGGATATCTTTCTCGTCGTGGGAGCGAACACGAAGCAAGCCGATCTGTTGGAGACGATTAAAAGATTCTCGGATCTTCCTGTCAAGCAGTTGATATTTACCAAACTCGATGAAACCCAAAGGCATGGTGTTATTCTCAACGTTGTCAACAGAATGCGCAAAGGGTTGGCCTATGTCACTACCGGACAAAGGGTGCCGGATGATATTGCCGTGCCTGATCCTCTGCAACTCGCAAGATTGATAATGAAGGTGAGTGATCTTGAACGACCAGGCCGAAAGGTTAAGATTCCTGGCCAGAACCCTACAGGATCAAGTCCGCAGCCAGGTTTTTGAAGCCGTTCAGAACTGCCGGGTGATCGCGGTCACCAGTGGAAAAGGGGGAGTGGGGAAAACAAATCTGGCACTGGGACTGGCTCTCGCCCTGGCGAAAGCAAAATACCGCGTGCTGCTGTGGGACGCCGATCTCGGACTGGCCAATGTGGACATTATACTGGGGATCGTGCCGAAATACAATTTAACCCATGTCTTGAAAGGGGAAAGGTCGATCAGGGAGGTATTGATCGAAGGACCTGCCGGCCTCCGGGTAATACCGGGTGGTTCGGGGATCGAGGAGATCGCCAATGTTGAACCCTTGGTCCTGACAAAAATCCTCCGGGAAATGGCCGCTCTGGACAGCAAGCTGGATTATTTGTTTATTGACACCGGTGCCGGTATTACCAGGCAGGTTCTGGCCGTTGCTTTGGCGGCGACAGAGGTGATGTTGGTGACAACACCAGAACCTACTGCTTTGACCGATGCCTACGGGATGATTAAAGTGCTGAAGAACCACCGCGGGGCGCACCGAATTAAACTGATCGTTAATATGGCGAAGAATGAGCGCGAGGGGGAGGCCGCAGCTGAGAAGCTTGTTCGTGTGGCGAGGCAATTCCTCGGTGTGGAACTAAAAGTCGTGGGGTATGTTCCGTACGACCGGGCGGTTCCGGATGCAGTTAAAAAAAACCAGCATTATTATCTGGCCTCTCCTCATGCTCCGGCGTCCCTCAGCACTTTAAAAATCGCTTCTTCTCTCGGAAAAATCAAAAAGGACGGCAACTCCGGACTGAAAGATTTTGTGGAACAGGTTGTCTCCTTTTTGCAGAAAAAACCCAGAGAAGGGTGAAATGGATTGACGGAAGCGGAATTGAGAATCAACAAAAGGGTCGTGATCAAGGTATCTCAAAAGGGTGCCTATAGTGGATGCTATCCCAGCAGGGTTGAGGACATCTCTCCGAACCGGATCGTTTTGGCTGCTCCGCTGAAAGGCCAAAAAACGGTTCCGTTAGAGGAGGGGGAGGTAATTACCGTTGAATACTGTGGAAGTTCGGCAGTATACAGCTTTACAACCCGGATTGTCGGCACGGGTAAGGGCCATCTTCCCACGATCACGGTGGAGTCCCCGCAGATGATCAGGCGCCGGCAGCGGCGCAGTTTCCTGCGGATGAAGGCAAGAATTCCCGTGACTTTAACTCCGGTGAGTACCGGCGGCAATCTTTCTCCTCCTCCAATTTATCAGATGGAGACTGTCGATATCAGCGGTGGTGGATTGATGCTGAAATCGCCCCTCCCTTTTCCGGAAGGGGAGAGCCTGGAGCTGGAGGTTTCACTGCCGCAGAGAGGGGTAGTTGAGGCTTTAGGAAAGGTTGTCCGGGTAGAGATGAAAAAGGGAGGGAGTTCTCCCTGTTATATGCTGGGGATCGAGTTCACGGTTATTAAGGAAGCGGAACGCCAGAAAATCGTTTCTTATGTTTATGAGCTGCAGCGCCGGATGCATAAACGGCGCATCTATTAGGAGGGTATCGGGATTATTAACACGATCAGGGTGCTTGTTGTCGATGACTCTGCTTTTATGAGAAAAATCATCTCTGACATGCTGGCGTCAGATCCGGCCATTGAGGTGGTCGGGACGGCTGCCAATGGTGCCGTGGCTCTGAAGCAAATTGCCGCTTTAGAGCCCGATGTGATTACGCTGGATGTGGAAATGCCGGTATTGGACGGGCTGCAGGCCCTGGAAAAGATCATGCAAGAGAAGCCCCTCCCCGTCGTGATGTTAAGCAGTTTTACGGAGGCCGGCGCGGAAACAACGATTAAAGCCCTGCAAAAAGGAGCTGTGGATTTTGTTGCCAAACCCTCGGGAACAACCCCGGTTGATTTGGAAAAGTTGCGGAGCAACCTCATAAGTAAGGTAAAAATCGCCTCCCAGGTGAAGGTCTCTTCTCGGCTGACGGGCTGGGGTGGGCTGCGACTGTTTAAACCGACGGGGAAAAGGAGGAGCGATCAGCTGCCTAAAAAGCTGGTGCTTGTAGGGGCGTCAACGGGTGGGCCAAAAGCCTTGAATGAGCTTTTGTCGAGACTGCCAGACGGTCTCCCCGCTGCTTTCCTTGTTGTGCAACACATGCCCGCCGGTTTTACCCGTTCCCTGGCGGAAAGGCTCGATCAAAATTCGCAGCTGCGGGTAAAAGAGGCGGAGGACGAAGAGAGGGTTGTGGCCGGAACGGTCTATATTGCACCCGGTGGTTATCACCTCCGGGTAGAGCAGCCGCTGGCGGCTGGAAGTGAGCTGCGACTGCATTTGAAGAAGGGTGAACCGGTCAACGGTCACCGGCCCTCGGTCGATGTTCTGATGCTGTCAGCGGCAAAATTGAAAGGGTTCGATTTAATAGGTGTCATTCTGACCGGAATGGGGCACGACGGTTGTCAGGGGATGAGGGCATTGAAAGAAACGGGAGCGCGGACGATCGCGGAAGCCAGGGACACAGCTGTCGTCTATGGGATGCCCAGGGCTGTTGTGGAAGCTCAGCTGGCCGATCGGGTTCTGCCGCTTCCTTTTATAGCCTCTGAGATAATCCGCATGACCAATGAGAAATGAGATGGAGCGAAGAGGAGGGGTTTCAGATGGATCTATCCCATTACATAGATCTTTTTATCGCCG includes the following:
- the flhB gene encoding flagellar biosynthesis protein FlhB is translated as MLFLSERFDLQLFAEERTEKATPKRREEARKRGQVARSIEINSAVILLSTFLAIKVLSPWLGMQVAGFGGSIFRDFLLQDFDQKTLLHLLVLTALSFFQVCLPVMAVALGAGLVANYLQVGFLFTGAPLTPRLERINPISGWKRIFSRRALLELGKAVAKVVIIGYIVYSTIKANIYIFPRLVDMSVVDAVGQIGDLSSKIILKIGVFLLLLAVVDYIYQYWEHSKSLRMTKKELKDEYRQYEGDPLIKGRIRQRQRQVSYHRMMQQVPKADVVITNPTHYAVALRYEPEEMNAPVVLAKGVDALALRIREIASQHGITIYEDPPLARVLYQTVEVDQVIPPELYEAVAGVLAFVYRLRQRRRFQ
- the flhA gene encoding flagellar biosynthesis protein FlhA, which gives rise to MAGGYLLNSRLFRYGDVAVAVIIILSVVMMIVPVSAEFLSFLLIVNITVSLLILLVSLFIQESLEFSVFPTLLLIMTLFRLCLNVSTTRLILLHAYAGEVVQKFGGFVIGGNPVVGFIIFIILIVIQFIVITRGAERVSEVAARFTLDAMPGKQMSIDADLNAGLITENEARQRRRQIQMEADFYGAMDGASKFVRGDAIAALVIVVINILGGFLVGMLQKGMSFQQALETYTVLTVGDGLVTQIPALLVSTSAGIIVTRAAAESSFGLDLLRQLLQYPKALLIAGGILVLLAVFGLPFLPILIVTGLLVGLGMTLDRSFREARIQEEEKERSRELEESKKPEHTFSLVQVDPLEIELGYNLVPLVDAEQGGDLLDRIVSIRRQIALELGFVVPPVRLRDNMQLSPNHYVIKVKGVEVGSGDLMLDHYLVLGPGVQEKLEGLKTKEPTFGLPALWVRGHRREEAELAGFTVVDPTSVLATHLTEVIKKHAHQIISRQDVQNLLDYVKKTHPAVVNELYPDLLSLGEIQRVLANLLQERVSIRDLVTILETLADNARSTRDTDVLTEQVRQALGRQIVVQHLEGEKLYVLTLEPELEKSLKEGIQKTEQGSYLVLEPQKAQRILERLREAAKRVMEAGHQPIVLCAPIVRLHLKRLAERLIPGLAVLSFNEIPPNIQVESLGMVSILEN
- the flhF gene encoding flagellar biosynthesis protein FlhF, whose protein sequence is MKIRRFVADDMQQALSQVKHTFGKDALILQTRKYRRGGFLGFFGREMVEVTAAVADDDEMNGRTAPFSKEPVRRAVEPVERAPLYRNYPAKDEVDDDLDVKEELRDIKLILGKMLSELETTGAEESGTYPGPFQQIYRQLRANEVEERLARRIINEAMERLHPSSWGEEAALSAVEESIAKRLLRPRPIAFNKENEKKRVVLVGPTGVGKTTTIAKLAAIFSILEKKKVALATVDTYRVAAVDQLQTYADIIALPLEVTYSPKELQQALAKHDDKDLVLIDTAGRSPLDEMAMTELKAFLDPCPKLDIFLVVGANTKQADLLETIKRFSDLPVKQLIFTKLDETQRHGVILNVVNRMRKGLAYVTTGQRVPDDIAVPDPLQLARLIMKVSDLERPGRKVKIPGQNPTGSSPQPGF
- a CDS encoding MinD/ParA family protein: MNDQAERLRFLARTLQDQVRSQVFEAVQNCRVIAVTSGKGGVGKTNLALGLALALAKAKYRVLLWDADLGLANVDIILGIVPKYNLTHVLKGERSIREVLIEGPAGLRVIPGGSGIEEIANVEPLVLTKILREMAALDSKLDYLFIDTGAGITRQVLAVALAATEVMLVTTPEPTALTDAYGMIKVLKNHRGAHRIKLIVNMAKNEREGEAAAEKLVRVARQFLGVELKVVGYVPYDRAVPDAVKKNQHYYLASPHAPASLSTLKIASSLGKIKKDGNSGLKDFVEQVVSFLQKKPREG
- a CDS encoding flagellar brake protein produces the protein MTEAELRINKRVVIKVSQKGAYSGCYPSRVEDISPNRIVLAAPLKGQKTVPLEEGEVITVEYCGSSAVYSFTTRIVGTGKGHLPTITVESPQMIRRRQRRSFLRMKARIPVTLTPVSTGGNLSPPPIYQMETVDISGGGLMLKSPLPFPEGESLELEVSLPQRGVVEALGKVVRVEMKKGGSSPCYMLGIEFTVIKEAERQKIVSYVYELQRRMHKRRIY
- a CDS encoding protein-glutamate methylesterase/protein-glutamine glutaminase, yielding MLVVDDSAFMRKIISDMLASDPAIEVVGTAANGAVALKQIAALEPDVITLDVEMPVLDGLQALEKIMQEKPLPVVMLSSFTEAGAETTIKALQKGAVDFVAKPSGTTPVDLEKLRSNLISKVKIASQVKVSSRLTGWGGLRLFKPTGKRRSDQLPKKLVLVGASTGGPKALNELLSRLPDGLPAAFLVVQHMPAGFTRSLAERLDQNSQLRVKEAEDEERVVAGTVYIAPGGYHLRVEQPLAAGSELRLHLKKGEPVNGHRPSVDVLMLSAAKLKGFDLIGVILTGMGHDGCQGMRALKETGARTIAEARDTAVVYGMPRAVVEAQLADRVLPLPFIASEIIRMTNEK